The following nucleotide sequence is from Phocoena sinus isolate mPhoSin1 chromosome 14, mPhoSin1.pri, whole genome shotgun sequence.
ggatcctagttccccaaccagggtttgaacctgggccccggcagtgaaagtgccgagtcctaacccctggaccgccagggaactcccataaagagTGTTTTAAAATGCCCTTTCCACAAAAGTTCCCAGGCTAGTTTCCCTATGACCATTTTAAAGTCTCTGAAAGGTGAGCCTGGGTTTTGATTCTGGATTGTGATCCGTGTTGCCACGTTATAACAGTTTGTGTGTGGCCTACCGTGGCTAAGCTGGATGATACACGTATGCATCAAACTCAGGCACGTTGCCCTCTGCTTCTTCCGGGGAGGGTTGGTGGAGGAGTGAGTGCAAGCATTCTGGAGCCCCACTGCCTGGCTCTGATACTGTCTCCCCTGCTTTCTAGCTGGGAGGCCACAGCGTCTGAAAAatcctcttccttccctgttggGAAGAAGGGGTGAAAAGCAGTATCTACTTCATGGGGTTGTTGGAAGGATTGAATACGCAGCTCACAGTAGATGCTACATAAACGCTTGCCGTGCTTCTCCTTAGAACATGAACGATTGGATGCCCATCGCCAAGGAGTATGACCCGCTTAAAGCTGGCAGCATTGATGGCACCGACGAGGACCCACATGATCGAGCTGTCTGGAGGGCGATGCTGGCACGATATGCCCCCAACAAAGGCGTCACAGGAGACCCCCTCCTCACCCTGTTTGTGGCGAGACTAAACCTGCAGACCAAAGAGGAGAAGTTAAAGGAAGTATTTTCCCGCTATGGGGACATCCGGCGGATTCGGCTGGTGAGGGACTTGGTCACGGGCTTTTCGAAGGGCTACGCCTTCATCGAATACAAAGAGGAGCGTTCTCTGCTCAAAGCTTACCGGGACGCCGATGGCCTGGTTATTGACCAACACGAGATATTCGTGGACTATGAACTGGAAAGGACTCTCAAAGGGTGGATTCCTCGGCGACTTGGAGGAGGCCTCGGGGGGAAAAAGGAATCTGGGCAGCTGAGATTTGGGGGGCGGGATCGGCCTTTCCGAAAACCCATTAATCTGCCAGTTGTTAAAAGCGACCAGTTtcgagagggaaagagggagagaagggagcgATCTCGATCCCGAGAAAGACACTGGGACTCCAGGACGAGGGATCGGGACCATGACAGGGGCCGGGAGAAGAGGTGGCAGGAAAAAGAATCAACTAGGGTGTGGCCAGAAGGTGACTGGGACAGAGAGAGGGACTTCAGAGATGACAGGAtcaaggggagggagaaga
It contains:
- the SNRNP35 gene encoding U11/U12 small nuclear ribonucleoprotein 35 kDa protein, whose translation is MNDWMPIAKEYDPLKAGSIDGTDEDPHDRAVWRAMLARYAPNKGVTGDPLLTLFVARLNLQTKEEKLKEVFSRYGDIRRIRLVRDLVTGFSKGYAFIEYKEERSLLKAYRDADGLVIDQHEIFVDYELERTLKGWIPRRLGGGLGGKKESGQLRFGGRDRPFRKPINLPVVKSDQFREGKRERRERSRSRERHWDSRTRDRDHDRGREKRWQEKESTRVWPEGDWDRERDFRDDRIKGREKRDRSK